In one window of Camelina sativa cultivar DH55 chromosome 15, Cs, whole genome shotgun sequence DNA:
- the LOC104746621 gene encoding uncharacterized protein LOC104746621 isoform X3, with protein sequence MVHQSPSDDQTRSQQNKDGERNQPLATGPQKEVKPQRIISLKDCSTSEASQLLSQRGAAAMQTQTVDLSERPIMYYGGSVWGKLPHQILAAANNTLPPQKISPTDYMTEVCRGLLMPKSSSSNN encoded by the exons GTTCATCAATCTCCATCTGATG ATCAAACAAGAAGCCAACAGAACAAGGATGGTGAGCGAAATCAGCCTCTTGCTACTGGTCCTCAGAAGGAAGTCAAACCCCAGAGGATAATATCACTAAAGGACTGCTCTACGAGTGAAGCTTCTCAGCTTTTGAGCCAAC GAGGGGCAGCTGCAATGCAGACCCAAACTGTGGATCTATCTG AGCGACCAATCATGTACTATGGAGGAAGTGTTTGGGGTAAACTACCTCACCAG ATCCTGGCTGCAGCAAACAACACATTGCCTCCTCAAAAGATATCGCCAACGGATTACATGACTGAAGTGTGCCGAGGATTGCTGATGCCAAAATCGTCAAGTTCTAACAATTGA
- the LOC104746621 gene encoding uncharacterized protein LOC104746621 isoform X1, producing MVHQSPSDDQTRSQQNKDGERNQPLATGPQKEVKPQRIISLKDCSTSEASQLLSQRGAAAMQTQTVDLSERPIMYYGGSVWGKLPHQILAAANNTLPPQKISPTDYMTEVCRGLLMPKSSSSNN from the exons ATGGTTCATCAATCTCCATCTGATG ATCAAACAAGAAGCCAACAGAACAAGGATGGTGAGCGAAATCAGCCTCTTGCTACTGGTCCTCAGAAGGAAGTCAAACCCCAGAGGATAATATCACTAAAGGACTGCTCTACGAGTGAAGCTTCTCAGCTTTTGAGCCAAC GAGGGGCAGCTGCAATGCAGACCCAAACTGTGGATCTATCTG AGCGACCAATCATGTACTATGGAGGAAGTGTTTGGGGTAAACTACCTCACCAG ATCCTGGCTGCAGCAAACAACACATTGCCTCCTCAAAAGATATCGCCAACGGATTACATGACTGAAGTGTGCCGAGGATTGCTGATGCCAAAATCGTCAAGTTCTAACAATTGA
- the LOC104746621 gene encoding uncharacterized protein LOC104746621 isoform X2 encodes MVHQSPSDDQTRSQQNKDGERNQPLATGPQKEVKPQRIISLKDCSTSEASQLLSQRGAAAMQTQTVDLSERPIMYYGGSVWGKLPHQILAAANNTLPPQKISPTDYMTEVCRGLLMPKSSSSNN; translated from the exons ATCAAACAAGAAGCCAACAGAACAAGGATGGTGAGCGAAATCAGCCTCTTGCTACTGGTCCTCAGAAGGAAGTCAAACCCCAGAGGATAATATCACTAAAGGACTGCTCTACGAGTGAAGCTTCTCAGCTTTTGAGCCAAC GAGGGGCAGCTGCAATGCAGACCCAAACTGTGGATCTATCTG AGCGACCAATCATGTACTATGGAGGAAGTGTTTGGGGTAAACTACCTCACCAG ATCCTGGCTGCAGCAAACAACACATTGCCTCCTCAAAAGATATCGCCAACGGATTACATGACTGAAGTGTGCCGAGGATTGCTGATGCCAAAATCGTCAAGTTCTAACAATTGA